A DNA window from Ctenopharyngodon idella isolate HZGC_01 chromosome 10, HZGC01, whole genome shotgun sequence contains the following coding sequences:
- the LOC127520317 gene encoding olfactory receptor 1M1-like has protein sequence MLFWRLSVMLHPAGFYIVGLSSLPYNNIYVMFLTVLYVITVICNVFLITIIFYDHRLHVPKFIAVGNLALVDIILSTSLVPGMIKTYLVLDNFVPFKLCLVQMFTYYTFVSLESFSICVLSYDRFIAICLPLRQESINTNTRMACIVGALWLFCIVVIIYAIESIPTLSFCGSLKIFQSYFCDYAPILVLACNDITHQWNIGTTLTILFIVVPLSFIFLTYMGILLAVFRMKNNQSRYKALATCTEHLMLVAIFYIPIFIIFNLSFFGIYWNPDVGLVCLSFSSLITPCVNPIIYSLKTKQIRNRIYSLLTHRLSVHPLKNAH, from the coding sequence CCTGCAGGATTTTACATTGTTGGCTTAAGTTCACTGCCTTACAATAATATCTATGTCATGTTCCTCACTGTGCTTTATGTGATCACAGTCATATGCAATGTCTTTCTGATCACCATCATTTTCTATGACCACCGACTGCATGTCCCAAAGTTCATAGCTGTTGGTAATCTGGCTTTAGTTGATATTATTCTCAGCACTTCTCTTGTGCCTGGCATGATAAAGACTTACCTTGTTCTAGACAATTTTGTGCCATTCAAACTGTGCCTTGTGCAAATGTTCACTTACTATACTTTTGTATCCCTCGAGTCATTTTCCATATGCGTTCTCTCTTATGACAGATTCATTGCGATCTGCTTGCCTTTAAGACAGGAGTCTATAAACACAAACACCAGAATGGCTTGCATAGTTGGTGCACTTTGGTTATTTTGTATTGTTGTAATAATCTATGCTATTGAATCCATCCCAACCCTCTCATTTTGTGGCTCTCTTAAGATCTTTCAAAGCTATTTTTGCGATTATGCTCCTATTTTAGTACTTGCTTGTAATGATATAACACATCAGTGGAATATTGGCACTACTTTAACTATACTCTTCATTgttgtacctttgtcttttaTCTTCTTGACCTATATGGGTATATTGCTCGCTGTATTCAGAATGAAGAATAATCAGAGCCGTTATAAGGCGCTGGCCACATGCACCGAACACCTCATGTTAGTGGCCATATTCTACATTCCAATTTTTATTATCTTCAATCTTTCATTTTTTGGAATTTATTGGAACCCCGATGTAGGTCTGGTGTGCTTGTCTTTTTCGTCCCTCATTACACCCTGCGTGAatcccattatttactcattgaAAACTAAACAGATTCGAAACAGGATTTATTCCTTGTTAACCCACAGACTGTCTGTTCATCCTcttaaaaatgcacattaa